One segment of Luteolibacter arcticus DNA contains the following:
- a CDS encoding DUF6797 domain-containing protein translates to MRPFHIAPIVLAAAAALPAHAANWWEEMQIGPAWANSFAGTFDGQEQVAAVKGVLVDLGDGTRALFDTETLRVVTVYKGGVHWGGTPWTGSHGQLVKTANEKDFIFNTIPGPGWANESGSFEDKRTSMSFTLYTAKRDASQVTAACGNIPDAQYKGFYRHGSRIVFEYTINGTRVLEHLQSGPDGLVRHFEVAPHSKPLALLAADDSSAFTADKGAAKSGSGLSVATGGKGAVLAPAADKATRLVATLAPSEEPTTFTISYARGGTAKSVAPFNVTGATKGGEGLWKDVITTKGQVSNDKKAAWVTDTVTLPSENPWKSNIRFAGFDFIDEDSAAISSWNGDVWIVKGLKSDWSKLSWKRFAAGLFEPLGVKVVDGAIYVHGRDQISKLQDLNKDGEADRFECFFNGVAVSPNFHEFAFDLQTDSNGDFYFSKAAPVRPGGRGFDTIFPHHGTVMRLSKDASSFEVVATGLRAPGGVGVGPNGEITTGENEGTWQPCCKINYMTKDQRPLFFGTESSRQGLKDASYTEPLCYLPMDVDNSGGSQTWVPKGAKFGLHEGELIHLSYGTSSIYRVLLASVGDTLQGGVVKLPVKLGSSAMRARFHKDGSMYVAGFRGWQTNAASESAFQRVRYTGATVTIPDKLEITEKGVRLHFETALDEELAADPESYTAQRWDYVRGPQYGSGEFSVDNVDTQAREIALQKESKEHHKRDTVKVSAARLLKDGKTVEIDLEGHKPSMSLKVEWDLEDAEGEVVKGDIHCTVRKMGK, encoded by the coding sequence ATGCGCCCGTTCCACATCGCACCGATCGTCCTCGCCGCAGCCGCCGCCCTGCCCGCCCATGCCGCCAATTGGTGGGAGGAAATGCAAATCGGCCCCGCCTGGGCCAATTCCTTCGCCGGCACCTTCGACGGTCAGGAGCAAGTCGCTGCCGTCAAGGGCGTGCTCGTGGACCTGGGCGACGGCACCCGCGCCCTCTTCGACACTGAGACGCTGCGCGTCGTGACCGTTTACAAGGGCGGCGTCCACTGGGGCGGCACGCCATGGACCGGTTCCCACGGGCAATTGGTCAAGACCGCCAACGAAAAGGACTTCATTTTCAACACCATCCCCGGCCCCGGCTGGGCGAATGAAAGCGGCAGCTTCGAGGACAAGCGGACGAGCATGTCGTTCACGCTCTACACTGCAAAGCGCGACGCGAGCCAGGTAACCGCCGCCTGCGGCAATATCCCGGACGCCCAGTACAAGGGCTTCTACCGCCACGGCAGCCGCATCGTCTTCGAATACACCATCAACGGCACCCGCGTGCTGGAGCACCTCCAGTCCGGCCCAGACGGCTTGGTCCGCCACTTCGAGGTGGCCCCCCACTCCAAGCCGCTGGCGCTGCTCGCCGCGGATGACAGCTCCGCCTTCACCGCGGACAAGGGCGCTGCCAAGTCCGGCTCCGGCCTCTCCGTCGCCACCGGCGGCAAGGGCGCCGTGCTGGCTCCGGCCGCGGACAAGGCGACCCGCCTCGTCGCCACCCTCGCTCCTTCCGAAGAACCCACCACCTTCACCATCTCCTACGCTCGCGGCGGCACGGCCAAGTCCGTGGCTCCCTTCAATGTGACCGGCGCCACCAAGGGCGGCGAAGGCCTCTGGAAGGACGTCATCACCACCAAGGGCCAAGTTTCAAACGACAAGAAGGCCGCCTGGGTCACCGACACCGTCACCCTCCCCAGCGAGAATCCCTGGAAGTCGAACATCCGCTTCGCCGGCTTCGACTTTATCGATGAGGACAGCGCCGCGATTTCCTCGTGGAACGGCGACGTCTGGATCGTGAAAGGCCTCAAGAGCGACTGGAGCAAGCTCTCTTGGAAGCGCTTCGCCGCCGGTCTCTTCGAGCCGCTCGGCGTGAAGGTGGTGGACGGTGCGATCTACGTCCACGGCCGCGACCAAATCTCCAAGCTCCAAGACCTCAACAAGGACGGCGAAGCCGACCGCTTCGAGTGCTTCTTCAATGGCGTGGCGGTCTCGCCGAACTTCCACGAGTTCGCCTTCGACCTGCAGACCGACTCGAATGGCGACTTCTACTTCTCGAAGGCCGCTCCGGTCCGCCCCGGCGGCCGCGGCTTCGACACCATCTTCCCACACCACGGCACCGTGATGCGCCTGTCAAAGGACGCCTCAAGCTTCGAGGTGGTCGCCACCGGCCTGCGCGCACCCGGCGGTGTCGGCGTCGGTCCGAATGGTGAAATCACCACCGGCGAAAACGAGGGCACCTGGCAGCCCTGCTGCAAGATCAACTACATGACGAAGGACCAGCGCCCGCTGTTCTTCGGCACCGAGTCCAGCCGCCAAGGCCTGAAGGACGCGTCCTACACCGAGCCACTCTGCTACCTGCCAATGGATGTGGACAATTCCGGCGGCTCCCAGACCTGGGTGCCGAAGGGTGCGAAATTCGGCCTCCATGAAGGCGAGCTGATCCACCTTTCCTACGGCACCTCCTCGATCTACCGCGTGCTGCTCGCCAGTGTCGGCGATACGCTGCAAGGCGGCGTGGTCAAGCTCCCGGTCAAGCTCGGCTCCTCCGCAATGCGCGCCCGTTTCCACAAGGACGGCTCCATGTATGTCGCCGGTTTCCGCGGCTGGCAGACGAATGCCGCCAGCGAGAGCGCCTTCCAGCGCGTCCGCTACACCGGTGCCACCGTCACCATCCCGGACAAGCTTGAGATCACCGAAAAGGGCGTGCGCCTGCACTTCGAAACCGCGCTCGATGAAGAGCTCGCGGCCGATCCGGAAAGCTACACCGCCCAGCGTTGGGACTACGTCCGCGGCCCGCAATACGGCTCCGGCGAGTTCTCGGTGGACAATGTCGATACCCAGGCCCGCGAGATCGCCCTCCAAAAGGAATCCAAGGAGCATCACAAGCGCGACACCGTGAAGGTCAGCGCTGCCCGCCTGCTGAAGGATGGCAAGACCGTCGAAATCGACCTGGAAGGCCACAAGCCCTCGATGTCGCTCAAGGTCGAGTGGGACCTCGAGGATGCCGAAGGCGAGGTCGTCAAAGGCGACATCCATTGCACCGTCCGCAAGATGGGCAAGTAA
- a CDS encoding DUF456 domain-containing protein, protein MWDAIIQWGGWGTAGTGLAWVVTSCLLLAGLVGCIIPILPGHLILLMAAIAHRLMLGREGSGMEWWTFLILTVLMTISQALEFAAGAAGTKWFGGTKWGAWGALAGGIVGMFFFPLGLILGPLIGAFAMEKWGAKQELKPAAVSGVGSVVGTVAGMGMKLAIGIVMIAWFFIDCFWVG, encoded by the coding sequence ATGTGGGACGCAATCATTCAGTGGGGCGGCTGGGGCACGGCCGGAACCGGATTGGCGTGGGTCGTCACCTCGTGTCTGCTGCTCGCGGGGCTGGTCGGCTGCATCATTCCGATCCTCCCGGGTCACCTGATCCTACTGATGGCCGCCATCGCCCACCGCCTGATGCTGGGCCGCGAGGGCTCCGGCATGGAATGGTGGACCTTTCTGATCCTCACCGTGTTGATGACGATTTCGCAGGCGCTTGAGTTCGCGGCGGGGGCGGCTGGCACCAAATGGTTCGGCGGCACCAAATGGGGTGCGTGGGGTGCGCTGGCCGGCGGCATCGTCGGGATGTTCTTCTTTCCCCTCGGCCTGATTCTCGGACCGCTGATCGGAGCCTTTGCTATGGAAAAATGGGGGGCGAAGCAGGAACTCAAGCCCGCCGCCGTCTCCGGCGTCGGCTCGGTAGTCGGCACCGTGGCGGGGATGGGGATGAAGCTGGCGATCGGGATCGTGATGATCGCCTGGTTCTTCATCGACTGCTTTTGGGTGGGGTGA
- a CDS encoding tetratricopeptide repeat protein: MPDHSEIDASLGIYNPASLPPDVLLDEFIARRSLLERALGIVRDNHRGQPQQHLLLLGPRGMGKTTFLLALAYSIQRDAKLAREWLPVIFPEETYGIGDLADFWLQATEQLLHAAGNEGARTEVETLREANPDDIEERAKDLFLRHGAATGKRILLGVENLNDFFDAVSDEAQQHRLRAFLMEDDRVMLAASSTSYFDATGSIDLPFYDFFRTIRLERLTVEESVEVLTRLAELRGDSEVLTVVRKQPERIHSLHVLTGGNPRLIKMIYRLLKEGIDGDARRDLNRLLEDCTPYFKSRIEEISTEERRVFDHVARHWDPIAVGDIQAALRRPSNKISTYLRRLVEGGFLEEAPGSTQKRKVYQVAERFYNIYYLMRFTRSSRRRLEWLVQAMRVIYSPDDFKSWTEKTLAAWKKDGGKSATGEREAFLHALTVASDTPELRKELIGKTLEAAWSHDQLECLDRLLDRELAKQTLGEDFDLIDLFANLPAKEKNRLGYDPRNNAWWYNLTDSLEESGRYIEAEQAYRKAIEIAPDYAPPWNGLGILLASKLRRNDEAEAAFREAIKIDPAYAPPWHGLGNILHDLGCSKEAEQAFRRAIEISPNSAQPWSGLGRVLRNIGRLGEAEQAYRKSIEADPNYAYPWNGLGNLFLNLLNFKEAEQAYRKASEIDPNFANAWNGLGNTLADLGRFDEAEQAYLKAIEIDPKHAYSHAGLSDLLDRLSQVERSRQHAFQAGLLNPLVPWARSQFLKICGKDRDSWLQVLPKLLDVLNSPPIDPEVTEMTLRGLQFVLSNQALSPRDAIAMIEAAGNPEPLADIVLALRSIEEPGLLDKVSPEVRTVAKDFIKRIQAAP; the protein is encoded by the coding sequence ATGCCTGACCACTCGGAAATCGATGCCTCGCTCGGCATCTACAATCCCGCCTCACTCCCGCCCGATGTCTTGCTCGATGAATTCATCGCGCGCCGGTCACTCCTCGAGCGCGCCCTCGGCATCGTCCGCGACAACCATCGCGGCCAACCCCAGCAGCACCTGCTGCTGCTCGGGCCGCGCGGCATGGGCAAGACCACCTTCCTGCTGGCCCTGGCCTACTCCATCCAGCGGGATGCGAAACTGGCCCGCGAGTGGCTACCCGTCATCTTCCCGGAGGAAACCTACGGCATCGGCGACCTTGCCGACTTCTGGCTCCAAGCCACCGAGCAACTTCTGCACGCCGCCGGAAACGAAGGTGCCCGCACGGAAGTGGAGACCCTTCGCGAAGCCAATCCCGACGACATTGAGGAGCGCGCCAAAGACCTCTTTCTCCGTCACGGCGCCGCCACCGGAAAACGCATCCTACTCGGCGTCGAGAACCTCAACGACTTCTTCGATGCCGTCTCCGATGAGGCCCAGCAGCACCGCCTCCGCGCCTTCCTGATGGAGGACGACCGGGTGATGCTCGCCGCCAGCTCCACCTCCTACTTCGATGCCACCGGCTCGATCGATCTGCCGTTCTATGACTTCTTCCGCACTATCCGGCTGGAGCGACTCACCGTAGAGGAGAGCGTCGAAGTCCTGACCCGCCTCGCCGAACTCCGCGGTGATTCCGAGGTGCTCACCGTCGTCCGCAAACAACCCGAGCGCATCCACAGCCTGCACGTCCTCACCGGTGGGAATCCGCGGCTGATCAAGATGATCTATCGCCTGCTCAAAGAGGGCATCGATGGCGACGCGCGTCGTGACCTCAATCGCCTGCTGGAAGACTGCACGCCCTACTTCAAGAGCCGCATCGAGGAAATCAGCACCGAGGAGCGTCGGGTCTTCGATCACGTCGCCCGCCACTGGGATCCCATCGCGGTCGGCGACATCCAAGCCGCACTCCGGCGTCCCTCGAACAAGATCAGCACCTACCTCCGCCGCCTCGTCGAAGGCGGTTTCCTCGAAGAAGCACCCGGCTCGACCCAGAAGCGCAAGGTCTATCAAGTAGCGGAACGCTTCTACAACATCTACTACCTCATGCGCTTCACCCGCTCCTCGCGCCGTCGGCTCGAGTGGCTCGTCCAAGCGATGCGAGTCATCTACTCGCCCGACGATTTCAAAAGCTGGACAGAGAAAACCCTCGCAGCCTGGAAAAAGGACGGAGGCAAGTCCGCAACCGGAGAACGGGAGGCGTTCCTCCACGCGCTCACGGTCGCGTCGGACACTCCAGAACTCCGCAAGGAATTGATCGGAAAGACTCTTGAAGCCGCTTGGAGCCACGACCAACTCGAATGCCTCGACCGTCTGCTGGATCGCGAACTTGCGAAGCAAACCCTTGGTGAAGATTTTGACTTGATCGACTTGTTCGCAAATTTGCCAGCGAAAGAAAAAAATCGGCTAGGATACGACCCCAGGAACAACGCATGGTGGTATAACTTAACCGATTCCCTCGAAGAATCTGGCCGCTACATTGAAGCCGAACAGGCTTATCGGAAGGCCATTGAAATCGCTCCGGACTACGCACCTCCGTGGAACGGGCTCGGAATACTATTGGCGAGCAAGCTCCGTCGCAACGATGAAGCCGAAGCGGCCTTTCGCGAGGCTATCAAAATCGATCCGGCTTACGCGCCTCCTTGGCATGGCCTCGGCAATATACTGCACGATCTCGGCTGCTCCAAGGAGGCTGAGCAGGCCTTTCGCAGGGCCATCGAGATCAGTCCGAATTCCGCCCAACCATGGTCCGGACTTGGCAGGGTATTGCGCAATATCGGGCGTCTTGGGGAGGCCGAACAGGCCTATCGCAAGTCTATCGAAGCCGATCCGAACTACGCATACCCATGGAATGGGCTTGGTAACCTATTTCTTAATTTGTTGAATTTCAAGGAAGCCGAACAGGCCTATCGAAAAGCTAGCGAAATCGACCCAAACTTCGCCAATGCATGGAATGGTCTTGGCAATACACTTGCCGATCTCGGCCGGTTCGATGAAGCCGAACAGGCATATCTCAAAGCGATCGAAATCGATCCTAAACATGCGTATTCTCATGCCGGGCTTTCCGATCTTCTTGATCGACTTTCCCAAGTCGAAAGATCCCGCCAGCACGCCTTTCAAGCCGGACTTCTCAATCCATTGGTCCCTTGGGCGCGAAGCCAGTTTCTCAAAATCTGCGGCAAAGACAGGGATTCTTGGCTTCAAGTGCTCCCCAAGCTCCTCGATGTGCTCAATTCCCCGCCCATCGACCCGGAAGTCACCGAAATGACGCTTCGAGGCCTCCAATTCGTCCTCTCCAACCAAGCCCTCAGCCCCCGCGACGCGATCGCCATGATCGAAGCCGCCGGCAACCCGGAACCGCTGGCCGACATCGTCCTCGCCCTGCGCTCCATCGAGGAACCCGGCCTGCTCGACAAGGTCAGCCCCGAGGTCCGCACCGTGGCCAAGGACTTCATCAAGCGAATCCAAGCCGCGCCCTGA
- a CDS encoding NHL domain-containing protein yields MTMIACGFPAANAQSDYTTPYAITTFAGSGTQAQGSADGTGGTATFNRPKGIALDSSGNLFVADRYNHKIRKITPAGVVTTFAGSGSIGSANGTGAAASFREPHAIAVDPNDNLFVADTWNSKIRKITPAGVVTTFAGSGSQGTTNGTGTAATFGNPEGIAVDGSGNVFVADTQHHLIRKITPAGVVTTFAGSSGATGSGDGTGTAARFSYPRGLAVDSAGNLIVADSNNYKIRKITPAGVVTTVAGSAFPYGGGPDGPADAAGFQGPTALAVDTAGNVFVTDYSFARHHAIRKITPEGMVSTVAGSDDWGSTNGNGSAASFWAPDGLAVDATGNLLVADTANNMIRKGVPSGLWHQRIDFAPLLARSSSDAPFAIHASASSGLPVIFDILSGPATVSGETVTLTGQGTVVSRATQPGNPSFDAAAPVYQSFDVSAGTRPSYHLHDFTTLVDPLGSPMITLDASGNLYVGGSNTVPIQKITPAGATSTFASTTGINSRRNLAVDSAGNVYLAAMVRIYKITPAGVASVLAGSGSQGTSNGTGTAASFWDATDVAVDSAGNVFVVDRYNCNIRKITPEGVVSTFAGSGNQGSADGTGLAASFRNPLGLAIDSANTLYVGDNGNHKIRKISPAGVVTTLAGSRTQGSADGTGAAATFYGPSGLAVDSNGNVFVADSGNHMIRKITPWGEVSTVAGLLTAGSTNGMGRVVSFHNPTGVEVDANGILYVAESGNTGKIRKGVPVTGDILAQTITFNPLQDKTTDDVFIALNASVPSGLPVEFSVVSGPVTVSGNVITTNGPGSVTIRANQAGNEFYSAAPPVERSFNISEGTTQPAPSIYTVSSMAGSGVELAGYAEGIGDAARFSSPYGVAVDASGNLFVADRDNHRIRKITPQGVVTTLAGSGTQGTADGTGSAAGFRYPIALALDPGGNLFVSDWGNHTIRKITPAGVVTTFAGSGLIGNLDGAGTAARFNAPTGLAVDASGNVYVADSTNNKIRKITPAGVVSSFAGSGSTGTTDGGPTAARFNYPTGVALDASGNLFVADQYNNKIRKVTSAGVVTTLAGSGGQGSADGTGTAATFNYPHGLTVDSAGNLIVADRYNHRIRRVTQTGVVTTFAGSTASYWDGSGTGAGFYEPTGVSVDAGGNVYVADSFNHKIRKITSAGVVTTVAGTNMAKDGSGTSASFNKPEGVAIDADGNVFVADASNNKIRKITGAGVVTTFAGSGNPGSADGVGTAASFNQPKGVAVDASGNVYVADSANHKIRKITAAGVVTTLAGSASPSNMDGTGTAAGFGFPSGVAVDASGNVFVADYNNRKIRKITPAGVVTTFAGSGNQGSTNGTGLAASFRNPAGIAVDLSGNVFVADREDHKIRKITAAGVVTTLAGSGNLGSADGTGAAATFRYPGGVAVDTKGVVFVADTQNHKIRRITRAGEVTTVAGSASYGSADGIGAAAGFFFPSGVAVDASGNPVVADSWNHRIRRAQSGFEQTITFGPLPDQEVGDPPLELSATASSGLPVAFSILSGPATLSGSTLTLTGPGTVVVRATQPGNVSYAAAPPVTQSFIVTGSNPPDIALNNWATTAGLSGEDAEPDATPFDDGVPNLLKFAFNMNAAGPDSSVLGAGGNSGLPQITIDQSDPEAPPVLKVEFLRRKGSGLIYTPQRSDTLDGFVSMTGTQVITRIDDQWERVSVEETTPPTTTTATSGFARVQVTLPQ; encoded by the coding sequence ATGACGATGATCGCGTGCGGCTTCCCGGCCGCGAACGCGCAGAGCGACTACACCACACCCTACGCCATCACCACCTTCGCGGGATCCGGAACCCAAGCACAGGGTAGCGCGGATGGCACCGGCGGAACCGCCACTTTCAACCGGCCGAAAGGAATCGCCTTGGACTCCAGCGGCAACCTTTTTGTTGCGGACCGTTACAACCACAAGATCCGCAAGATCACCCCCGCGGGAGTGGTCACCACCTTCGCCGGGTCCGGCAGCATCGGAAGCGCGAATGGCACGGGCGCCGCCGCGAGCTTCAGGGAGCCACACGCGATCGCCGTGGACCCCAACGACAACCTTTTCGTCGCGGACACGTGGAATAGCAAGATCCGCAAGATCACCCCGGCGGGCGTAGTCACGACCTTCGCCGGATCGGGCAGCCAGGGAACCACGAATGGAACAGGCACGGCGGCGACCTTTGGAAACCCCGAAGGCATCGCCGTGGATGGTAGCGGGAATGTCTTCGTGGCTGACACCCAGCATCATCTCATCCGGAAGATCACCCCCGCAGGAGTGGTCACCACCTTCGCCGGCAGTTCAGGAGCCACGGGCAGCGGGGACGGCACCGGCACGGCGGCGCGCTTCTCCTACCCCAGGGGCCTTGCGGTGGACTCCGCTGGCAACCTCATCGTCGCGGACTCTAACAACTATAAGATCCGCAAGATCACCCCGGCGGGCGTCGTCACGACCGTGGCAGGATCTGCTTTCCCCTACGGTGGCGGGCCTGATGGACCCGCCGATGCGGCAGGCTTCCAAGGTCCTACAGCCCTCGCCGTGGATACTGCAGGAAATGTATTTGTCACCGACTACTCCTTCGCCAGGCACCACGCGATCCGGAAGATCACCCCGGAAGGTATGGTGAGTACGGTCGCCGGGTCGGATGACTGGGGCTCGACAAATGGCAATGGCTCGGCGGCATCCTTCTGGGCGCCGGACGGCTTGGCGGTGGACGCGACCGGCAATCTCCTCGTCGCGGACACAGCGAACAACATGATCCGCAAGGGTGTGCCCAGCGGCCTCTGGCACCAGCGGATCGACTTCGCCCCCCTTCTGGCCAGATCCTCGTCCGACGCTCCCTTTGCGATCCATGCCAGCGCGAGCAGCGGCTTGCCCGTGATCTTCGATATCCTGAGCGGACCTGCCACCGTCAGCGGGGAAACCGTCACCCTGACCGGGCAGGGCACCGTGGTCAGCCGCGCGACCCAGCCCGGCAACCCGTCGTTCGATGCGGCCGCTCCGGTTTACCAGAGCTTCGATGTCTCGGCCGGCACCCGACCGTCCTATCACCTCCACGACTTCACCACCCTGGTGGACCCGCTCGGAAGCCCCATGATCACGCTGGATGCCAGCGGCAATCTGTACGTCGGCGGATCCAACACGGTCCCGATCCAGAAAATCACTCCCGCCGGAGCGACCAGCACCTTCGCAAGCACGACGGGAATCAACTCCCGCCGCAATCTGGCAGTGGACTCCGCCGGCAATGTCTATCTTGCCGCGATGGTCAGGATCTACAAGATCACACCAGCGGGAGTGGCGTCGGTGCTCGCAGGGTCCGGCTCTCAAGGAACATCCAACGGCACCGGCACTGCGGCAAGTTTCTGGGATGCCACGGATGTCGCCGTGGACTCCGCCGGCAACGTCTTCGTGGTGGATCGATACAACTGCAACATCCGAAAGATCACCCCGGAAGGCGTGGTCTCCACTTTCGCCGGCTCCGGCAATCAGGGAAGCGCGGACGGCACCGGCCTCGCTGCGAGTTTCAGGAATCCTCTGGGACTGGCGATCGACAGTGCAAACACCCTTTACGTCGGGGACAACGGCAACCACAAGATCCGCAAGATCTCCCCGGCGGGGGTCGTCACCACGCTCGCAGGCTCCCGGACCCAAGGCAGCGCGGATGGGACCGGAGCCGCCGCCACCTTCTACGGGCCTAGCGGTCTGGCGGTGGATTCAAACGGCAACGTATTCGTCGCGGATTCGGGTAACCACATGATCCGCAAGATCACCCCCTGGGGTGAGGTCTCAACCGTGGCCGGCCTGCTCACTGCCGGAAGCACCAACGGAATGGGTCGGGTCGTGAGCTTCCATAACCCCACCGGGGTGGAAGTGGACGCAAATGGCATCCTCTACGTTGCCGAGTCAGGCAACACCGGCAAGATCCGGAAAGGAGTTCCTGTCACTGGCGACATCCTTGCCCAGACAATCACCTTCAATCCCCTGCAGGACAAGACCACGGATGATGTCTTCATTGCCCTCAATGCCAGTGTTCCCAGCGGCCTGCCGGTGGAATTTTCCGTGGTAAGTGGTCCCGTCACCGTCTCGGGCAATGTGATCACCACCAACGGCCCGGGCAGTGTGACGATCCGCGCCAACCAAGCGGGCAATGAATTCTACTCCGCCGCTCCACCGGTCGAACGCAGCTTCAACATCTCCGAGGGAACGACCCAGCCAGCGCCGTCGATCTACACGGTTTCCTCGATGGCAGGTTCAGGGGTCGAGCTTGCCGGCTACGCGGAGGGCATCGGCGATGCAGCCCGCTTCAGTTCTCCCTACGGCGTCGCTGTGGACGCGAGCGGCAATCTCTTCGTCGCAGACCGGGACAACCATAGGATCCGCAAGATCACCCCGCAAGGCGTGGTCACCACCTTGGCGGGTTCCGGGACTCAGGGCACTGCGGATGGCACCGGCAGCGCGGCGGGTTTCCGCTATCCCATCGCCCTGGCTCTGGACCCGGGTGGCAATCTGTTCGTCTCGGATTGGGGCAACCATACGATCCGCAAGATCACGCCCGCCGGTGTGGTCACCACCTTTGCCGGTTCCGGATTGATTGGCAATTTGGACGGTGCCGGAACGGCAGCCAGGTTCAATGCACCGACCGGTTTGGCAGTGGACGCAAGTGGCAATGTTTACGTGGCCGATAGCACCAACAACAAGATCCGGAAGATCACCCCGGCGGGCGTGGTTTCATCGTTCGCGGGCTCCGGGTCCACAGGCACCACTGATGGAGGACCCACGGCAGCCCGGTTCAATTACCCCACTGGCGTGGCATTGGACGCGAGCGGCAACCTGTTCGTCGCGGATCAATACAATAACAAGATCCGCAAGGTCACCTCCGCGGGGGTCGTCACGACTCTCGCCGGCTCTGGTGGCCAAGGCAGTGCGGACGGCACCGGAACCGCGGCCACCTTCAATTATCCTCACGGCCTAACGGTGGATTCCGCTGGCAACCTGATTGTTGCGGATCGCTACAACCACAGGATCCGCAGAGTTACCCAGACCGGCGTGGTCACCACTTTCGCCGGCTCCACGGCCAGCTATTGGGATGGATCCGGAACGGGAGCGGGCTTCTACGAGCCAACCGGCGTGTCCGTGGATGCGGGTGGCAATGTCTACGTCGCGGATAGTTTCAACCACAAGATCCGCAAGATCACCTCGGCCGGCGTGGTCACGACGGTCGCCGGAACGAACATGGCAAAGGATGGCAGCGGGACGTCCGCGAGCTTCAACAAACCCGAAGGCGTCGCAATCGACGCGGACGGCAATGTCTTCGTCGCGGATGCCTCCAACAACAAAATCCGCAAGATCACCGGCGCGGGCGTGGTCACGACTTTCGCCGGCTCCGGAAACCCAGGCAGCGCGGATGGCGTAGGCACCGCCGCGAGCTTCAATCAGCCCAAGGGCGTGGCAGTGGACGCGAGCGGCAATGTCTATGTTGCCGACAGCGCCAACCACAAGATCCGCAAGATCACCGCGGCGGGTGTGGTCACGACCCTGGCCGGCTCGGCGTCCCCCAGCAACATGGATGGGACCGGCACGGCGGCCGGCTTTGGTTTCCCGAGCGGCGTGGCCGTGGATGCGAGCGGCAATGTTTTCGTCGCGGACTACAACAACCGCAAGATCCGCAAGATCACCCCGGCAGGTGTGGTCACGACTTTCGCGGGATCCGGGAACCAGGGCAGCACGAATGGCACCGGCCTCGCCGCGAGTTTCAGAAATCCTGCCGGTATCGCGGTGGATCTGAGCGGCAATGTCTTCGTCGCGGACCGGGAGGACCACAAGATCCGCAAGATCACCGCCGCGGGCGTGGTCACGACCCTTGCGGGCTCCGGCAACCTTGGCAGCGCGGACGGCACCGGTGCGGCCGCGACCTTCAGGTATCCTGGTGGCGTGGCGGTGGATACGAAAGGGGTGGTATTCGTCGCAGACACCCAGAACCACAAGATCCGGAGGATCACGCGGGCCGGCGAGGTCACCACGGTCGCAGGCTCGGCATCTTACGGCAGCGCCGACGGCATCGGCGCTGCGGCAGGTTTCTTCTTCCCCTCGGGCGTCGCAGTGGACGCCAGCGGGAATCCTGTCGTCGCGGATAGCTGGAACCACAGGATCCGCAGGGCACAGTCCGGCTTCGAACAAACGATCACCTTCGGGCCTCTGCCGGACCAGGAAGTGGGCGACCCACCCCTCGAACTCAGCGCGACTGCCAGCAGTGGCCTGCCGGTGGCGTTCTCGATCCTCAGCGGTCCGGCCACCCTCTCAGGCAGCACGCTGACGCTCACCGGCCCCGGCACCGTCGTGGTGCGCGCCACCCAACCGGGCAATGTCTCCTACGCGGCCGCACCACCGGTCACCCAGAGCTTCATCGTCACCGGCAGCAATCCTCCAGATATCGCCCTCAACAACTGGGCCACCACCGCCGGCCTCAGCGGGGAAGATGCCGAACCCGACGCAACCCCCTTCGACGACGGCGTGCCGAACCTCCTCAAGTTCGCCTTCAACATGAACGCAGCGGGTCCCGACAGCAGCGTACTGGGCGCGGGCGGCAACTCGGGCCTGCCCCAGATCACCATCGATCAGTCCGATCCCGAAGCCCCCCCGGTCCTGAAAGTCGAATTCCTCCGCAGAAAAGGCAGCGGCTTGATCTACACCCCCCAGCGTTCCGACACCCTGGACGGCTTCGTTTCGATGACCGGCACCCAGGTGATCACCCGAATCGACGACCAATGGGAACGCGTCAGCGTCGAGGAAACCACTCCCCCCACCACCACGACCGCCACCAGCGGCTTCGCCCGAGTGCAGGTCACCTTGCCACAGTGA